The Oncorhynchus mykiss isolate Arlee chromosome 5, USDA_OmykA_1.1, whole genome shotgun sequence DNA window CTTTTCAGCACAACAATATGATGTTTGGTTTTCTCCCATTCAGATTATCGCTCAGGAATTCAGCCATAGCTTCCTCCACAAGCAGCCTAAAGCAGGTGTGGCGCAGGCAGCatcaggtaaacacacacaccacataaaatGCTAACACATTTGAATGAATACACATGCCTCACTCTTACACCAAGAACCTCAACTTTGTAATGTAGTATCTTTCTTACCCTCTCTAGCCAAGCGTCGCGCCCCTGCTCCCATGCCTGTAACTCCAGCCCAGAAGATCACCAAACCAGCCGCCAAATATGGAGTGCCTTTAAATGTCAGGAAAGCCTCAGATGCAGCCATGAAACCTGCCGAGTGGAAACCAGCCGTCAAACACAAGATGGTTAGTACTGGAAGAGAGCCAGTGACGTCTTTCAGCCTTCTCAACAGGATGATCCTATACTGGCTGTGCATCCTTGTCTACTGCCCCTCCACTGAGACAGATCTATTCATATTGGTTATGAATGTGTGTTATGAAGATGTGTCATGTTACACCTCAGTGGGACATGGATGggcgtgtgtgtgtcctctgagTCTGAACCCCAGTGTTATATGTTGCTCAGGCCCCCGTCCCCCTCCCAGCAGCACCCCAGAGGAGAGTGAGtcgagtggaggaagagaggaggaaatatGAGGTAGCTACAACAGAGAGAGCGCCTCCTGTAACCTGTATTAACCCCTGCATCTCCTTTTCTTCCTTCCATTACCCCACCCACATAAAGTTCCCTCCTGACGTACATCCTTTTTTCTTCCTCATCATCACTCATCCAAACAGAGTGCAGCCCCCCACTTCTCCTCTTCCAGACAGTTTGAATAGCCCTCCCTCTTCTACACCCCTCTTTCTCCTAACCTGCCTAAAGAGTGCTCTTTTTCCCCCCTCCTTGTATACCTGTTCTATAGCAGTGAACCTCTTGCGTCTTAGTAAGTTCGTGGTTTCATGTTGACTATTGTGTTTACACTACAGGAAGGTGCCAGGAAGAAAAGGATGGAGCTgattgagaaagagaggaaacagagggagCAGGTCAGCTGGGTGTCTAGCATTTGATATACTGTATTACATCTGAAATATGAAACTTCAGATTGTTCATCTTTATTTGTTCTTCAGATGTTTCTGTTGAAGGCTGGACAGATGAAGCGATATGAGCGGGAAAAGGTGAGTCAAATCGAATGTTATTTTCCacgtgcttcgtaaacaacagttGTACACTAACAGTGAAGTACTTACTTACGGGCCccacaacaatgcagagagaaaaataatagAAAAAATAACAACACAAGGAATAactacacaatgagtaacgataacttggctgtatacagggaacaccagtactgagtcgatgtgcaggtgtATGAGGTAATTGAAGTAGACGGTACATATggataaagtgactagtcaaCAGGATAGCTAATAAGcaatagcagcagcgtatgtgatgagtcaaaagggGGCCATTGCAGAAAGTctaggtagctatttggttaactatttagcagtcttatgacttgatggtggaagctgttcagggtcctgttggttccagactttgtgcatcggtactgcttaccatgcggtagcagagagaacagtctctgacttgggtggctggagtcttttgaccatttttagggccttccttgaCAGTGGGGGTAGTATAACTGTAAACAGTAGTTATTTACACTATGTAACATTATGACATTGCAGTAGTGACGATCAAACTTAAGCATTTCATGTAATGCTTATAGTGACTAGTGAACTTTGACCCCCAGATAAACCGGATCAACCGAGCTCGAGAACAGGGCTGGAGGCATGTCCTGAGCTCTAGTGGAGGCAGCAGTCCAGAGAGGAAGGTAcagaatgaccccccccccccccccccccctcatcatcatcatcatcatctactGTGGTTTCACTTCATTAGTCTCACTACACTGGAGATGTTTTATCATCAATCAAAGCTTCTCCTCTCTAACTCACTGTCTTATCTGTCCCCAGTGTTTTGTAGGAGGTGGTGGTATGATGGCTGGGTTTGCAGCTCCTGTCCCAGAGCCCCTGCTTCCTGCTCCATGTCCTGCCCAGGGCCCCACCccaggccctgccccgctctccccTAGCAGGGGCCCATATGAACACTACCATGCTGCTCTGGACCAGCTGGCCAAACCTCAGCCCAAAGAGGGTGCCAGAGAGGGATTCGGAGCAGGAGGAGACACTCCTGTTAGGTGGGTTCAGCCATCATTTCCTTTGGGTAATTTATTGACTCAGGTGACTgattgtgttgttttgtatgtGTAAGGGGTGTGCCAGCTGCTGCCAGCTCAGTGCTGCCCAATGGCCCTGCTCGTCTCCCAGACCCTGATGTGGTGAAGAGAGAGCTACGGAGGCTAGAGTATGTCACCAAACAAACCCATGTTAGCAGGTCCGTGGTTGGTCACAAACCATTCTAGAAAACATTACTCTGTCTCTGACCGGCATTAAAGCTTTGCATGATATTGGATCATATTTATTAGTTATTCCTTACGTTGTATCAATACTAAGTCAATTAAATAACTTCCTCTCCAACTGTCTCCAGGCAACGGGGTCACGCAGCAGCTGAACGGGCCAATCAGGTTCAGGAGTTTCTGCAGCGTAAGAGAGATGCCATGCTGAACAAGGTCCGCGCTGAGGGACAGCTGGTACGTTTTCTCCTTCCTGCCCCCCATTTCTATACTTCTGCTCACTGAACAATAGGATGTCTCTTTTAAAGTCTGTTCAGTTCTCACAAAAGATAACGGGGTTGTTGTATGGTCATGGTTAATAACCAAAGTGTCGATCTGGAATCAAGGTTGAATTGCATGCTTACCGGAGTTTAGACAAAATGCAGCACATTTTTATACATGTGAAATGTGGTTGAATTGAACGGTGAACAGGGTGCCCGGCAAAACCTGGCAGCCATCTATGGTCGGTCCAGCTACAGCAGGCCCAAACccaacaaagaggaggaggtaggagcCCAGCTCTCAGCTCTGGATGTCCAGCCGGCCTCACCCCATCTGATCCCTCACTCATAACAACATGCCTGGGTTTGGCTTGCCCTCTTCAGTTGTGTCTGCATGACACTACACTCAGACACATCCCCTTAAAAGAATAATCCACTTAAAAACTATCTTTTTGTATTTTGTTCATTAATcgactgttgatacagtcccaaaatgttttgcatgtcagcaatcaagttttcaagatgggCTTTCAAAAAGCAAGTTGTCACttgccacatcatcatgatgCAAAACACTCTTGAAAACCTGATTGCTGACTTTCTTAATATTTTGGGACTGTATATTTTTTGATTGGATTATTCCTGTAACTCTGCAGTCAAAGTCACCCAGCAGCACCTCCCAGTGTCCGACTCCCTGTATTGCATGTACTGTGtcaccaggtgtgtgtgtcaATGCACAAGTGTGATTCAGACCTCATACATTTGGTGCACCAGTAATAGCTTTTTTTCCCCTTTCCATAACATATTTTTGTGCACATTATGTTGTCCCTTTTTTTGAtcatttttttttatggaataaaTTAATCTCAAGTAACTCCAGTGTTTCCTTTTTAGGTGTTTGAGTAACTCAAGCTTTGTTTTTATATATTGCACCAGTGTCTTTCTTGCAGTATCAAGTATGTGGATGACTGATTTTACGTCGGTTCTTACATGTCATTTGTTATAGGAAACCATTTTAGTGGATTATTTTGTCATCTGTTTGTGTATGTTGTATAGCTTTGTGTCATATGATGTGTAACCTGTGTGAGTCTGATCCGTGCTGTAGCCTCTTAGCAATATGTGAACTCTTTGTTTGTGTGTTAGTATAACTTCTGCAGTTATGTTCTCAGGAGTACCTGTCCCGGCTGAGGCAGATCAGGCTACAGAACTTCAATGAGAGACAGCAGATCAAAGCACGCCTCAGAGGAGTGAAGGTATCCTTCCACCCTTTCAGAACACATCAGCATAACATCCTTTTAATCAGCCTCTGAACTTCTGTTATGTTTTGGCATTTTTGTTTGCGGGTAATGGCGGCATCATCTGGTTGTTCGCGTGATCAATCCAGTACGACAGTGATGGCTCAGACAGCAAGGAGTCCTGTGAGGAGACAGAGCTGAGGAGAAAGAAGATTGAAGCACTGAAGGCCCAAGCGCAGGCCCGTGCTGCTGTGTTGAAGGAGCAGCTagagaaaaaaaggagagaggcctatgagagagagaagagagcctgGGAGGATCACGTAAGTCCCCATACTCCTCAAGCTCATCTGCTACAATTGTACAGCATGTGTAGGATTAAAATCACTAACATTGATTGTGGTGTGTTTTTGTCAGCTTGCTGCTCGAGACGTGAAGGTTGGAATGGTAGCAGGAGGTGTAGCAGTAGAGCTAGCTCCTCCCCCTCGGCctggcccctccctccctgtacagGACGTTGTAGCTAGAGCCCAGCCTGCATCCAAACCCTCCACCCCTGTCATCTCCATGACTTCTGCTCTGAAGGACGTGGGAGCAGTCAGTAAACACTTAAAGCTTTCAGTTATTTTCCTCCATTATTCCATTTTTATTACACATGCTTTCTTTCTCCCATTTGTCTGTCTCCCAGCAGCTGGCGTCTGTGCAGAGCTCTTTTAAAGATGACTTTCCTAAAACGGACATCATTAAGGTGAGTTGGGTCAATAACTTCCAATACAGCACAGTGCTGCTTCACAAAATTACTATTTTACACTGAGGCTAGTTGGTTGCAGTGCCTTTTGGTTTATAGTAAGACAGTGACTATATGTTTGGTTTTATTGGTGATTTCTTCAGAGTGAGAAGAAGGAGATTCTCCGGAGACTGAATCAGAACTTGAAGGCCCAGAGCCCTGAGGAGGAGGTGTCAGCCACACCCTCAGAAGAACTATGCCCCACCCCCCAGCAGAGCCAGCCTATCGCAGAGGACAGACCGTCCTCTGGTGGGGacaggaaaaagtgggaggctgtAGCTCCGTCTATTCTCTCTGTAGCCCAGCAGACTCTAGAAGAGACCTGTATCAGAACGACTGGTGAGTTATACCATCTGTCTCCTAGAGCCGGACTCTTAAACAGAATCTTGTTCGCTATAGAAAGGACTAGGACCTGTTTGAATTGCTGGATTGACAAGAACCGTGGATCCTTACTCTCACCATTTTGATTCTGagctccatctctcttcctctccttctccccaggCTCTCAGGCTCTGTCTCCAGAGGAGAGACCGTCCTCTGGTGGGGACAGGAAGAAGTGGGAGGCTGTAGCTCCGTCTATTCTCTCTGTAGCCCAGCAGACTCTAGAAGAGACCTGTATCAGAACGACTGGTGAGTTATACCATCTGTCTCCTAGAACCGGACTCTTaaacagaatcaaatcaaatgtatttgtcacatacacatggttagcagatgttaatgcgagtgtagcgaaatgcttgtgcttctagttccgacagtgcagtaataaccaacgagtaatctaacctaacaattccaaaactactaccttatacacacaagtgtaaagggataaagaatatgtacataaagatatatgaatgagtgatggtacagaacggcataggcaagatgcagtagatggtatcgagtacaatatatacatatgagatgagtaatgtagggtatgtaaacattatattaagtagcattgtttaaagtggctagtgatataatttacataaatttccatcaattcccattattaaagtggctggggttgagtcagtgtgttggcagcagccactcatgttagtgatggctgtttaacagtctgatggccttgaaatagaagctgtttttcagtctcttggtccctgctttgatgcacctgtactgacctcaccttctggatgatagctgggtgaacaggcagtggctcgggtggttgttgtgcttgatgatctttatggccttcctgtgacatcgggtggtgtaggtgtcctggagggcaggtagtttgcccccggtgatgcgttgtgcagacctcactaccctctggagagccttacggttgagggcggagcagttgccataccaggcggtgatacagcccgacaggatgctctcgattgtgcatctgtagaagtttgtgagtgcttttggtgacaagctgaatttcttcagcctcctgaggttgaagaggcactgctgtaGAAAGGACTAGGACCTGTATGAATTGCTGGGTTGACAAGAACCGTGGATCCTTACCCTCACCTTTTGATTCTGagctccatctctcttcctctccttctccccaggCTCTCAGGCTCTGTCTCCAGAGGAGAGACCATCCTCTGGTGGGGACAGGAAGAAATGGGAGGCTGGATCTCCATCTATTCTCTCTGTAGCTCAGCAAACTCTAGAGGATACCTGTATCAGGACCGCTGGTGAATAACCTAGACGCATGCATTCCAGCACAATATCTCCTACATCCAGACTATATCTACATGTATACTAATAGATATCTGTTTGTGTATGTTGTAGAACAGACAGTGGGTGAGGTCATTCGGATGGATGTGCTACAGGACGACGCCCCTAGAAAAGCATGGGGGCGGAGCCCGGATTCTCAGGTGCTGAGAGTTCTACAGGAGGCGGAGCTTCAGCCTCTTACCCAGCTGCTGGGGAATGTCAACATCTGTGAAGAGAAACTCACTGGCGAGTCCTTAATatacccaccaacacacacttaCCATTACCAACCACATTCCGTACAGACTCAACGTCTAAGTGCTAATGATTCTGATTGGTTCCCATTCAGACAACTTGAATCAGACGGCTAAGATGGTTGGTGTGAGTGGAACTAAGGAAGTGATGCATTCAGAGGCAAGCCCACCTGCTGTGATATCTGTCGTTAAGAAcacagaggtcaaaggtcaggaaGAGGGGATGATCTCAGTAGACGTGACGGGTCAGGAGAAGAGGCAGGCTATATTAGAAGAGATGCTAAAGACCCCACCCAAACcgatagagatggagggtgagggagtggGTTACATACTATACAGGTTGTCAGATACTGGCAATCTTCATCCAGAGACCTGCAGTCAGTGTATTATATAACACCACCTAAATCACTCAGTCAGTTGTTCTCTTGTTCTCTCCAGATCCAGCAGACTTGGAGTCAGTGGTCCTGGAGGAGTGCCCAAAGCAGGCCTCAAATTCACCAGCTGGAGTAGTGCATGCCTGGGAGAAACGAGCCCTGCCGCTGGGGTGAGGGTTTGCTGGCTCCCCACTGGAGCTGGATTACAGAAATCTAATCCAAGAATAGGTTTCGTTAATCAAGACCTAATGTGATTTACATTGGATTAAAAACCTGTACCTTTAGACTAACATGTGACTTGAACTATAATGAAGCTTAGACATAATattagtatttttattttattttaattttacccccttttctccccaattttgtggtatccaattgttagtagttactatcttgtctcatcactacaactcccgtacgggctcgggcatccaacccggaagccagccgcaccaatgtgtcggaggaaacactgagcacctggcgacctggttagcgtgcactgcgcccggcccgccacaggagtcactggtgcgcgatgagacaaggatttccctaccggccaaaccctccctaacccggacgacgctaggccaattgtgtgtccgcccacggacctcccggtagcggccggctgcgacagagcctgggagcgaacccagagtctctggtggcacagccccTAGACCACTAGTATCCTAAAATGTAATCTACGTAATTCCCAAAAGCAATTATAATGAGAGgaccataaacaataactagtaatgctgcatactcaaatctcacctttctgataaaattgctgaggtgtagtcactttgaaggacacaagctcaagtacacagttcaaatatgaaatattttaTGACGtttttcctattcaacaaaactgtatgaataagACTTGAAATTGCTCATCTGCTTTCTTAATATAGTATAATCAAATTAGAAAACCACTAACTATAAGATTTGTGTATttagaaaatgtgcatattttctcaaggtctctcttgatcaaaacatcccccccccccccccccccccactgctgtGAACGTCACACAGATCTCTATCTTGGCTTCCAAAACTAATTAGGAACTCACTCTCCTTTAATCTCATATACATCTTGTACATCTATGACAAACAAAGTGGAATTATTTTAGATTACTGGATATAAATCGACCTCTGAATGTGCTATAGTGATGAAATAACTCTCTCCTGCTGCACTACGGTGTAAGGATTGCAGGCATTTGCTTTGTCAGTGGCTGATACATATggttcagccaggagttgatggacagttGGAAGAGCAAATTaaatggtaggagggacatcccagcttcaagtggtttCAGATTTCACATCCTAGATTTCACaaaaatatactgtgtctctgGGAACCAGATCGATTTATAATTGAAAATGTCAGTCGGAACTGGTACCAGAACCACGCAGGTCCCCTAAGGGGTGTTGACATCTAAGtggttttaagaaatgttcaTGAAACTCAATTATCAAGAATTATGTCTTGATTTTGTATGTGATTCTCCTATTAGGCCACCAGAGGGCAGAGTAACACCAGCAGAAACCAAAGAGGTTGGGGAGAAAGCAGAGAAGCAACCTGAATCCTCCGGTAAGCTGAGAGAGACACTTCTAAAACTAAACTACCTTTGGTGTCCCAtactcacctccctccctccctctaggtaTAGCACCTGTGTATGAGGAACCTCTGTTTGTGAAGCTGTGCTCCTCGCCGGCCCACCGCCGTACTGCAGCTCTGGTTCTTATGTCAGCCCAGTCGTCCATGGAGGACTCGTCCTCTTCTCTAGCCTCACGCTCAcgctccgtctctcctctccgctccaaACACCACAATGCCCTCCTCATCGGCCTCTCCACCGGCCAGTTTGATGCCAACAACCCAAAGGTGAACAACACTTCTCCTCAAGGAGACTGGAGATAAGAACTAAGGAGAATGAATGGATGTGGAATTGCTAAATAATTCTGAATAACTATTAACATAATCGCACTGTTATGGTGACCCTGAACATCCTCTTTATAATACAACACAAGTAACGAACATATTCTCCTTTTATAAAATGAACAAACAACATATTTCAGAGGTGAATGAAATTGGCTGGTTAATTTCTATATCAATCACATGACAGGATCTGTACCTTCCATTTAATATGATCTTTTATTCTATCCTCTAAAGTGATGTTCAGCTGTAGAGGATGTTTAGGAAATGAACTCTGACCCTTCTGCCTGTGCATGAGAAATGTGGAGGTTCTGTGGTATTTTTAGGTTTTGATTCAGTCTTTATTAATGAAGGGCTTTGGAATAGAGCCAGTCATATTAATCACATGGTCTGAAGAAGGCATGATGAGAGAGGCTATTTATCTTCCTGCATTTTTCATAACATCAATCAGGGACGAAGGAGAGcggtgcagagagagacaggcaaagCTCCCTGTTATTTGTTTGTAGGGATGGGTGTGTCAGAGCTCTACCTTTGATCCGTGTGTGTACTCTGGTCCAGCTTTGAGCCCTACATGTATGTGTTTTCAGCGATGGCTCTCCCTGGACAAAGCGTTATTAATGCAATTCTTCCACATCCGTGATGTGTCATCATACCAGAGTCCACTCCACTGGCCAGcctcacgcatgcacacacacctgcacacatgTCCTCGAACATGCTCCAACTGATACCTCAACTGGCCCCAGGTTAAAGGCATTTTTCACATTTAAAGAAtgtcggttactagtccaccgctctaaccactaggctaccctgccgccccaaaaggAATTTGATTACAATTTGATTAATTTCCTTGATCTTCTGGGCACCTGACCTGCACTATAACTTATGGCAAAATCCTGTTGCAAACTTTCAAAAAAAGTAAAGTTGGTGCTAAAAATATGCATCTGTGATATTTATTTAGTCATGGTGGGTGTGTGACCGGTGCTTTACTGTTTGTCCTCAGATGCTGCGTACCTGCTCTCTACCAGACCTCAGCAGACTGTTCAGCTCTCTACAGGAGGCAGGAGGGGCCAACGGGGCGGTTGCCCCTGACAACGACAACAATCTGGATATAGAGgacatggaggaagaggaggaagaagaggccaAAGAGGATGAACAATCAGAGACTGAAGAGTAAGATACTCATTGCActacacatgcgcacacacacagtgagtataTGTAGAATACAAAGAAACCCAATTTCACTTCTGTGTTTTGTGGAACATCCTTTGTGCAGTTTGAAAACATGACGTGCTATGAGTACTATGAGCTGTGTTCTCTCAGTGTGTATGAGGATGATGACTTGAGGGAGCTAAGGGCCTCCATGGAGAGACTCCTGCAGGAGGAGCGCAGCGAGGAAGATGAGGGGGGATCTGGCTCTAACTCTGGTAGTCCTCCAGAGGAAGAGGGAGGCGATGGCTTTAACGGCAACCCTGCTGAGGATGAAGATGATGAGGAGCTGAACGGGATGGCtgtggatgaggaggagggttCTAATGGGAGTCCAGGTGATGAAGAGGCAGGACACACACTCACCAACGGACTGGAAGAAGAGGAGCACCACAGCAGTGAGAGCCAGCTCAATGAAGAATGGCAATCGGGTACATTAGTAATCCTTCCTTCATCCACATGCACAATACTGTAGCTACAATGCATGCAGCCAGAAGCAGATTTTCAATAGGATTGTGTGTGAACAACAGATGacagtggtgaggaggaggacgGTGCGGCTGAACAGCAGGACAGCATATTCAGCCGTCTGGAGGAGCTGCGGTTTAACCTGGAGCAGGAGATGGGCTTTGAGAACTTTATAGAGGCCTACAACAAGATCAAGGTATGGATGGGACCTGCTTACCCCCTACCCTCCTGAAGTCATTCATTATCTATCATACAGCAATTACACATGGTCATTGAATTTTCATGATGTCCTTGTACCATTAAAGGCAATTCATGAAGATGAGGATGAGAACATCGACATGGGCCCCGACATGGTACTGAACATCCTGGGGACTGAGCACCAGCACCTGTACCCCAACATCCTTCACCTGGTCATGGCTGATGGAGCCTACCAAGAGGGTTAGTATCAAGAGGGTTATACCAAGagggttagagtgtgtgtgtgtatcccaccTTCTCTTATTCCCCCTTTGTTTTGATGGATCTCTTTTCCCTCATGTTTAAATCACGGTCCCATATGTGTTTTTCTATTAATTGTTGTGTTCAGCCAGTATACTGATTCCCTCTTAAACAGGTTTTCCCAGAGCGCTAGACTGCGTGAGCGAGCCAATAAACCCTTTAATCTAATCTGCCCAATCCTATTCTCCCCTAACGCCCCACGGGCTCAGACAATTAGGGACTATGTCAACGTGAAACACACCCTAaagactctctgtctgtctccccctcactcccccgCCTCACCCCTGTGCCAAGTCAGCTGTCATATgctgggggaagggaggggagagggagtgtTTAATTTGTGTCTGATGGAACAGAACGGAACTCTACCAGGACATGAGAGCAGAGGCTTCAGACGGCTCTCAAGCTCTCTCTGGACTATCTCTATGCTCTCTCTTTGTTTTGTTCTCTCTAACACTTTGGATAAAATGAAACACTTGTCTTTCTCCCCCCCTTACCACTCTATTCTGTGTAGATGTCCAGTGCTGGTCTATTTGTCTCTAACAGCCTTGCTCCCTCCCTTTCGATCCATTTTTATTTGATCTGATGTGTGACTCAAGCCCTTCCATTTAGGTAGAGATGTTAATGGAACCAGGCAGGAGGCTTTCTCTCTGAAGCTCAAGGCTTCTGATTTCAAACTCTTTCTGCTGATAGAAGTCTGCCTGTAATGGGAATTAGTCTAACCTGTCGCTGAAGATTAGAGCCTCCATTGATTCTTAAAGGGTTACATGTCTGAATGAAGTGTGTTTGACTGTTGGGCCTAAGGGGGTGATCCTGCTGAATGTTGTGTTACGGTTGTTTTGTCTTGTAGGGTGCCAGATTCACACCTTTTATAGTGTTCAGGGTTTAAGGTCACTGATTTGGGATTAATGGAAATGTGAATTTAGTAATAAAGACTGCAAAAGTGATGTGCTCAGCTTTTTGCCCAGCACCTCAGATTAAGAAAGCTGATTTGACCTGGGGCTCTGAGTGTACTCAGCCACTCTCTCATGCTACAGCCTATCTAATGACTCATTGGTTTTAACATGCaacttcacatctctctctctttctccatcccctcTTCTTCTTTTAGATAATGATGAATAGGGGATATGCGTCCAAGCCGCTGGCAGCTTCTGACAATCTGCTAGCCATCTGATGTCTTCCCAAGGTGCACTGCATGTGGTAGACGACTCTCTGTGTGGAGGGTTGGGGCCATAGATGGATCTGGGAGGGGTTGGAGCCAGGCTCTGGCACAGTTGCATGATTGAATAGGCTATCTAGTACACTGATGTCTGTATTTCCTACTTCCACTTCAAACACCTGACTCACTCTTTTTTAACTTCATGTTCATATGAAAGTGCATTATCAAGAAATACTTTCTGGTAACCAAAGTTAAATGGAAGGTTTCGTCAAACATAAATCTGTCTGTATCTGTTGGAATATATTTATTGACCAGCACCATATCAAATGGTCAATTTAAAGGTCAAACAGGTGATTGTACATGTGATATTCCTAATGCTGGGGTTAGGACCACCCAGTCACCATCCTCACAATACAAACCAGGTCAACTTCTATAAACGTGCAAAACATATTTTCCATAAAAACCCGTTGGACCTCCTTTTTTAAATTACTTTTTCATACAGCTAAATGTTATCTAATGCATTTTCACATTTCTTACCTGTTCTGTTAACCCCAAAATATGTGTTCAGCTCAAAAGGAAGATCACTTTTTGTTTAAGGATGTTGTATGTTGGCATGGTAGCAGCTGCAAGGGACTGCTACTTGTTTGCTTTATGTCAAGTCAGATTGTTACTCTGTTAAGAGAATTGTAAAGATATAAATTACTGGTAATGATATCGATTTTAAAGCGTTATTCTTATTTGATAATAAAGGAAATATTGTAAATAAATGCTTTTTTCTAATCTTTGTTTAGATTTAAGTCTTGTTTGGTGTTTTACTGTATGCATTTTCGCATGTTTGTGTATGATGACTCTGCATAGATCCATTACACTCAAGAAGGACTAAGAAGGTTACATTTCAGACTGCT harbors:
- the nek1 gene encoding serine/threonine-protein kinase Nek1 isoform X8; translated protein: MDKYEKVRKIGEGSFGKAILVKSREDGKQYVIKEIGISRMSSKERQESRKEVAVLANMSHPNIVQYKESFEECGCLYIVMDYCEGGDLFKTINSQKGVQFPEEQILDWLVQICLALKHVHDRKILHRDIKSQNIFLTKDGTIQLGDFGIARVLNSNSTILFLSTVELARTCIGTPYYLSPEICENKPYNNKSDVWALGCVLYEMCTLKHAFEAGNMKNLVLKIIRGSYPPVSIHYSQDLRSLMGQLFRRNPRERPSVSSILDKPFLSHRIFRFLTPEIIAQEFSHSFLHKQPKAGVAQAASAKRRAPAPMPVTPAQKITKPAAKYGVPLNVRKASDAAMKPAEWKPAVKHKMAPVPLPAAPQRRVSRVEEERRKYEEGARKKRMELIEKERKQREQMFLLKAGQMKRYEREKINRINRAREQGWRHVLSSSGGSSPERKCFVGGGGMMAGFAAPVPEPLLPAPCPAQGPTPGPAPLSPSRGPYEHYHAALDQLAKPQPKEGAREGFGAGGDTPVRGVPAAASSVLPNGPARLPDPDVVKRELRRLEYVTKQTHVSRQRGHAAAERANQVQEFLQRKRDAMLNKVRAEGQLEYLSRLRQIRLQNFNERQQIKARLRGVKYDSDGSDSKESCEETELRRKKIEALKAQAQARAAVLKEQLEKKRREAYEREKRAWEDHLAARDVKVGMVAGGVAVELAPPPRPGPSLPVQDVVARAQPASKPSTPVISMTSALKDVGAQLASVQSSFKDDFPKTDIIKSEKKEILRRLNQNLKAQSPEEEVSATPSEELCPTPQQSQPIAEDRPSSGGDRKKWEAVAPSILSVAQQTLEETCIRTTGSQALSPEERPSSGGDRKKWEAVAPSILSVAQQTLEETCIRTTGSQALSPEERPSSGGDRKKWEAGSPSILSVAQQTLEDTCIRTAEQTVGEVIRMDVLQDDAPRKAWGRSPDSQVLRVLQEAELQPLTQLLGNVNICEEKLTDNLNQTAKMVGVSGTKEVMHSEASPPAVISVVKNTEVKGQEEGMISVDVTGQEKRQAILEEMLKTPPKPIEMEDPADLESVVLEECPKQASNSPAGVVHAWEKRALPLGPPEGRVTPAETKEVGEKAEKQPESSGIAPVYEEPLFVKLCSSPAHRRTAALVLMSAQSSMEDSSSSLASRSRSVSPLRSKHHNALLIGLSTGQFDANNPKMLRTCSLPDLSRLFSSLQEAGGANGAVAPDNDNNLDIEDMEEEEEEEAKEDEQSETEDVYEDDDLRELRASMERLLQEERSEEDEGGSGSNSGSPPEEEGGDGFNGNPAEDEDDEELNGMAVDEEEGSNGSPGDEEAGHTLTNGLEEEEHHSSESQLNEEWQSDDSGEEEDGAAEQQDSIFSRLEELRFNLEQEMGFENFIEAYNKIKAIHEDEDENIDMGPDMVLNILGTEHQHLYPNILHLVMADGAYQEDNDE